One window of Athalia rosae chromosome 2, iyAthRosa1.1, whole genome shotgun sequence genomic DNA carries:
- the LOC105684792 gene encoding transport and Golgi organization protein 1 isoform X2: MTKIYLLINVVIVSAIIVICAIPRCDGAISDKRLCFDPKCNEPVSLARTLIRYNSIDPNILSFPPNIQITIFSKEAGRRLDLWGAEVNGKRGYVPKSLIRETKKLKSELSHEVPTELVKDNVNVSDTLKLDVPSDKGNPEVIRKLDIEANSTVDASQTPEYLENVEVDVSNTVNEPETLENATNVKAESVEINTASLSDSSDTEPKESVEKPAEQNVESVQNITPPYEVVDGTTVSLLADEVPIEPSQPTPIIAATVGPDEGPILSVHPKLPSSIRPLISRFSNSDSQTSSEDNSQSELNTPKENQTVETHPEKQVPVEEDNSNDSGTNQQDTREDSITGSNLGISTSENENHDDDNKFVEKTQQTDDSGVDSQSENIELELADAPTNVVDTNSEIEESINRNEAAVNSETGSLEEVDIVRDIVDSLENETALPNTETSLPTDQISNELERHETAHDASEADLDNKESFQPEVTFDSIIESKIVQNNSELDGSIPEEVFQDAKEQTQYLSDEDVTGTSKDFDDNMIVEEDTEISERKFSIGSQSLEQLDNQVIEHGDAIELNENLSVYNLGDPTVKSVTQDDSQNNSSQENNHQKSALNLASENMITEPYSNSYEETHTTTRNLLTLEDDLLDIDNQSSTDTSYVTELNTSQTESLKEDDYNANYDVNESLETLGSETKEQIIENALFTDDQAPPLEVCDITSNCADVDNDKAAPNEDTENEDEGEFSSTFEQYNYLETLLYVSITAFTTLLFSLGYYYIENQRRDQELIAKINILEKELLVTTKESMMLDEGLKVTKNKLNSIEDESFGSNEMVLSLKSDLEAAQVTKGELEDQIVSLEKELESATEAGLELERMLREFLASQSDENPLAQSVEDLQTRLNAQQATNESLTNNLNLKSQENEALTFELAVIQERYQQLEVEVTRLATELKSQTNLKNNLEKDSSVKIEQLTKQVNKMSEDRAGLMNQLTTKEVALNDLSEVIKQQSGENLDFEKFYQVSQIKAEAQIATEERDELKLKLTEVEGAHQLLEEHMKLIKEEIAMITKQYELAEREKIEAQTRLEVLSNYFKEKESQLQKELGMQEAMWVQKQGEVTSTVDRIQTMQNEIQNYRQQIETLKREILDQEREYKSQIAALETKSHEQWVIARQSERRLEESKAEASQLRNRLTMVEKSMNEVDSDSKLHRLETNGETAASPQLFMGAENSSSPIIFSGSSSVPPLPPSYMYGAPLPPPFIPPPPLPGGGPMYDISRRPPPLGGRLSSPPPIPLHHPPGRYEDASSPPPPLSPPLHAPYNHRSPPPFSSERIHSHPPPPPFMTPLGTSHSWGDESLPPLRNPVFHPHQREQRLRNHKGSLHSSGDSLDKTNHTGKI, translated from the exons ATgacgaaaatatatttattaataaatgtaGTTATAGTATCAGCAATAATTGTAATATGTGCAATACCACGGTGTGATGGAGCTATTTCGGATAAACGGTTATGTTTCGATCCAAAATGCAATG AACCTGTTTCCTTGGCTCGAACATTGATTCGGTACAATAGCATCGATCCAAACATACTTTCGTTTCCACCGAATATTCAAATTACTATATTCAGTAAGGAAGCGGGAAGGCGATTAGACCTATGGGGTGCTGAG GTGAATGGTAAACGTGGTTATGTCCCAAAATCCCTCATTAGAGAGAccaaaaagttgaaatctGAATTGTCCCATGAAGTGCCTACCGAATTGGTTAAAGATAACGTTAATGTGTCTGATACACTTAAACTTGATGTTCCAAGTGATAAAGGTAACCCAGAGGTTATTAGAAAACTAGACATTGAAGCAAATAGCACTGTTGACGCATCGCAAACTCCAGAATACCTCGAAAACGTAGAAGTAGATGTCAGTAATACTGTAAATGAGCCAGAAACTTTAGAAAACGCTACAAATGTGAAGGCTGAGTCAGTTGAAATCAATACTGCTTCTTTATCAGATTCTTCTGATACTGAGCCAAAAGAATCTGTGGAAAAACCTGCTGAGCAAAATGTGGAAAGTGTACAAAATATAACTCCGCCTTACGAAGTTGTAGATGGAACTACTGTATCATTATTAGCGGATGAAGTTCCAATCGAACCCAGCCAACCAACTCCAATTATTGCAGCAACTGTTGGCCCAGATGAAGGACCAATTCTTAGCGTTCATCCCAAACTTCCCTCTAGTATTCGACCTCTCATATCCAGGTTTTCAAATTCAGATAGCCAAACTTCAAGTGAAGATAATTCCCAATCAGAGCTTAATACTCCCAAAGAAAACCAAACAGTTGAAACTCATCCTGAAAAGCAAGTTCCAGTAGAGGAAGATAATAGCAATGATTCTGGAACTAATCAACAAGATACACGTGAAGATAGTATCACTGGAAGTAATTTGGGAATATCAACCTCTGAAAACGAGAAccacgatgatgataataaatttgtaGAAAAGACTCAACAAACTGATGATAGTGGAGTGGATAGTCAATCAGAAAATATTGAGCTTGAGTTAGCTGATGCTCCAACTAATGTCGTTGATACAAACAGTGAGATTGAAGAATCGATTAATCGAAATGAGGCTGCTGTAAACTCTGAAACAGGTTCTTTAGAAGAAGTGGATATAGTCAGAGATATTGTTGATAgtttggaaaatgaaacggcGCTTCCAAATACAGAGACTTCATTACCAAcagatcaaatttcaaatgagCTAGAGAGACATGAAACTGCTCATGATGCTTCGGAGGCAGACTTAGACAATAAAGAGAGTTTTCAACCAGAGGTAACATTTGATAGCATCATCGAATCTAAAATTGTACAGAACAACAGTGAACTTGATGGAAGTATTCCAGAAGAAGTATTTCAAGACGCAAAAGAACAGACGCAGTATTTGTCAGATGAGGATGTTACCGGCACTAGCAAAGATTTTGATGACAACATGATTGTTGAAGAAGATACTGAAataagtgaaagaaaattctcaataGGTAGCCAATCGCTGGAGCAGCTGGATAATCAAGTAATTGAACATGGCGATGCAATAGAgcttaatgaaaatttaagtGTGTATAACTTAGGTGATCCAACAGTAAAATCTGTTACCCAAGATGATTCACAGAATAATTCTTCacaagaaaataatcatcagAAAAGTGCATTGAATCTTGCCAGCGAAAATATGATTACAGAGCCATATTCCAATTCATATGAAGAGACACATACCACTACAAGAAATTTGCTGACTCTTGAGGATGACTTGCTGGATATTGACA ATCAATCAAGCACAGATACATCGTACGTTACTGAATTAAACACTTCTCAAACTGAATCTTTGAAAGAAGATGATTATAATGCGAACTACGATGTGAATGAATCATTAGAAACTTTGGGCTCTGAAACTAAGGAACAAATTATAGAAAATGCTCTCTTTACTGATGATCAAG CGCCGCCACTGGAAGTGTGTGACATCACTTCCAACTGTGCTGATGTAGATAATGATAAAGCAGCTCCAAATGAG GAtacagaaaatgaagatgaaggagaattttcatcaacttttgAACAGTATAATTATTTGGAGACCCTGTTATATGTCAGCATTACAGCTTTCACCACATTGCTGTTTTCACttggatattattatatcgag AACCAAAGACGAGATCAAGAGCTTATCGCTAAGATTAACATActtgaaaaagaattattagTGACAACCAAAGAAAGTATGATGCTGGATGAAGGCCTGAAGGTtaccaaaaataaa TTGAACTCCATTGAAGATGAATCGTTTGGATCAAATGAAATGGTTTTATCATTGAAATCCGACTTAGAAGCAGCACAG GTCACCAAAGGAGAGTTAGAAGATCAAATTGTTTCATTAGAAAAGGAATTAGAGAGCGCGACAGAAGCAGGCTTGGAATTGGAGCGTATGCTACGTGAGTTTCTAGCATCACAAAGTGATGAAAATCCACTGGCCCAATCAGTGGAGGATTTGCAAACTCGTCTGAATGCTCAACAGGCTACCAATGAATCATTAACCAACAATCTCAATCTCAAATCTCAAGAG AATGAAGCCTTAACTTTTGAGCTTGCCGTAATCCAAGAAAGGTACCAACAACTTGAAGTAGAAGTTACAAGACTTGCAACAGAGTTGAAATCACAGACGAACCTCAAGAATAATCTCGAAAAAGACTCTTCAGTGAAAATAGAACAGCTGACCAAGCAGGTGAACAAG ATGTCTGAAGATCGAGCTGGACTAATGAATCAATTGACAACCAAAGAAGTTGCGTTAAATGATCTCTCTGAAGTGATAAAACAACAAAGTGGTGAAAACTTGGATTTTGAGAAGTTCTATCAGGTTTCCCAAATCAAGGCTGAGGCTCAGATTGCTACTGAAGAAAGAGATGAACTAAAACTTAAATTAACCGAGGTGGAGGGAGCGCATCAATTACTCGAAG AACACATGAAACTTATCAAAGAAGAAATCGCAATGATCACCAAGCAATACGAATTAGcagaacgtgaaaaaatagaagcacAAACGAGACTTGAAGTGCTTTCGAATTActtcaaagaaaaagagagccAATTGCAGAA aGAACTAGGCATGCAAGAAGCTATGTGGGTACAAAAGCAGGGCGAGGTGACTTCGACCGTTGATCGGATACAAACGATGCAAAACGAGATTCAAAATTATCGTCAACAAATCGAGACcttgaaaagagaaatactTGATCAAGAGCGAGAATATAAGAGTCAGATTGCAGCTCTGGAGACCAAATCACACGAACAATGG GTCATTGCTCGACAAAGTGAAAGACGTTTAGAAGAGTCAAAGGCCGAAGCGAGCCAATTACGTAATCGACTGACTATGGTGGAGAAAAGTATGAATGAAGTGGATTCTGATTCTAAGTTACATC GCTTGGAGACTAACGGAGAGACAGCAGCATCCCCACAATTATTTATGGGAGCAGAGAACTCAAGTTCCCCTATAATATTTAGTGGTTCTTCAAGTGTTCCACCATTACCTCCTTCCTATATGTATGGTGCTCCTCTTCCTCCACCATTCatacctcctcctcccctcccgGGTGGCGGACCCATGTATGACATTAGCCGGAGACCTCCACCGTTAGGAGGACGTTTATCGTCACCACCCCCAATCCCTCTTCACCATCCACCTGGCAGATATGAAGATGCCAGTTCGCCGCCACCGCCTCTATCACCTCCATTACATGCTCCTTATAACCATCGCTCGCCTCCACCATTTAGCAGTGAACGTATCCATTCtcaccctcctcctcctccgtttATGACACCTTTGGGAACATCGCATTCTTGGGGGGATGAATCATTGCCACCTCTACGAAATCCAGTTTTCCATCCTCATCAACGCGAGCAGCGTTTACGCAACCACAAAG GTTCGTTACATTCTTCTGGAGACTCGCTGGACAAAACAAACCATACCGGAAAAATCTAG
- the LOC105684792 gene encoding transport and Golgi organization protein 1 isoform X1, translating to MTKIYLLINVVIVSAIIVICAIPRCDGAISDKRLCFDPKCNEPVSLARTLIRYNSIDPNILSFPPNIQITIFSKEAGRRLDLWGAEVNGKRGYVPKSLIRETKKLKSELSHEVPTELVKDNVNVSDTLKLDVPSDKGNPEVIRKLDIEANSTVDASQTPEYLENVEVDVSNTVNEPETLENATNVKAESVEINTASLSDSSDTEPKESVEKPAEQNVESVQNITPPYEVVDGTTVSLLADEVPIEPSQPTPIIAATVGPDEGPILSVHPKLPSSIRPLISRFSNSDSQTSSEDNSQSELNTPKENQTVETHPEKQVPVEEDNSNDSGTNQQDTREDSITGSNLGISTSENENHDDDNKFVEKTQQTDDSGVDSQSENIELELADAPTNVVDTNSEIEESINRNEAAVNSETGSLEEVDIVRDIVDSLENETALPNTETSLPTDQISNELERHETAHDASEADLDNKESFQPEVTFDSIIESKIVQNNSELDGSIPEEVFQDAKEQTQYLSDEDVTGTSKDFDDNMIVEEDTEISERKFSIGSQSLEQLDNQVIEHGDAIELNENLSVYNLGDPTVKSVTQDDSQNNSSQENNHQKSALNLASENMITEPYSNSYEETHTTTRNLLTLEDDLLDIDNQSSTDTSYVTELNTSQTESLKEDDYNANYDVNESLETLGSETKEQIIENALFTDDQAPPLEVCDITSNCADVDNDKAAPNEDTENEDEGEFSSTFEQYNYLETLLYVSITAFTTLLFSLGYYYIENQRRDQELIAKINILEKELLVTTKESMMLDEGLKVTKNKLNSIEDESFGSNEMVLSLKSDLEAAQVTKGELEDQIVSLEKELESATEAGLELERMLREFLASQSDENPLAQSVEDLQTRLNAQQATNESLTNNLNLKSQELEFDRLENEALTFELAVIQERYQQLEVEVTRLATELKSQTNLKNNLEKDSSVKIEQLTKQVNKMSEDRAGLMNQLTTKEVALNDLSEVIKQQSGENLDFEKFYQVSQIKAEAQIATEERDELKLKLTEVEGAHQLLEEHMKLIKEEIAMITKQYELAEREKIEAQTRLEVLSNYFKEKESQLQKELGMQEAMWVQKQGEVTSTVDRIQTMQNEIQNYRQQIETLKREILDQEREYKSQIAALETKSHEQWVIARQSERRLEESKAEASQLRNRLTMVEKSMNEVDSDSKLHRLETNGETAASPQLFMGAENSSSPIIFSGSSSVPPLPPSYMYGAPLPPPFIPPPPLPGGGPMYDISRRPPPLGGRLSSPPPIPLHHPPGRYEDASSPPPPLSPPLHAPYNHRSPPPFSSERIHSHPPPPPFMTPLGTSHSWGDESLPPLRNPVFHPHQREQRLRNHKGSLHSSGDSLDKTNHTGKI from the exons ATgacgaaaatatatttattaataaatgtaGTTATAGTATCAGCAATAATTGTAATATGTGCAATACCACGGTGTGATGGAGCTATTTCGGATAAACGGTTATGTTTCGATCCAAAATGCAATG AACCTGTTTCCTTGGCTCGAACATTGATTCGGTACAATAGCATCGATCCAAACATACTTTCGTTTCCACCGAATATTCAAATTACTATATTCAGTAAGGAAGCGGGAAGGCGATTAGACCTATGGGGTGCTGAG GTGAATGGTAAACGTGGTTATGTCCCAAAATCCCTCATTAGAGAGAccaaaaagttgaaatctGAATTGTCCCATGAAGTGCCTACCGAATTGGTTAAAGATAACGTTAATGTGTCTGATACACTTAAACTTGATGTTCCAAGTGATAAAGGTAACCCAGAGGTTATTAGAAAACTAGACATTGAAGCAAATAGCACTGTTGACGCATCGCAAACTCCAGAATACCTCGAAAACGTAGAAGTAGATGTCAGTAATACTGTAAATGAGCCAGAAACTTTAGAAAACGCTACAAATGTGAAGGCTGAGTCAGTTGAAATCAATACTGCTTCTTTATCAGATTCTTCTGATACTGAGCCAAAAGAATCTGTGGAAAAACCTGCTGAGCAAAATGTGGAAAGTGTACAAAATATAACTCCGCCTTACGAAGTTGTAGATGGAACTACTGTATCATTATTAGCGGATGAAGTTCCAATCGAACCCAGCCAACCAACTCCAATTATTGCAGCAACTGTTGGCCCAGATGAAGGACCAATTCTTAGCGTTCATCCCAAACTTCCCTCTAGTATTCGACCTCTCATATCCAGGTTTTCAAATTCAGATAGCCAAACTTCAAGTGAAGATAATTCCCAATCAGAGCTTAATACTCCCAAAGAAAACCAAACAGTTGAAACTCATCCTGAAAAGCAAGTTCCAGTAGAGGAAGATAATAGCAATGATTCTGGAACTAATCAACAAGATACACGTGAAGATAGTATCACTGGAAGTAATTTGGGAATATCAACCTCTGAAAACGAGAAccacgatgatgataataaatttgtaGAAAAGACTCAACAAACTGATGATAGTGGAGTGGATAGTCAATCAGAAAATATTGAGCTTGAGTTAGCTGATGCTCCAACTAATGTCGTTGATACAAACAGTGAGATTGAAGAATCGATTAATCGAAATGAGGCTGCTGTAAACTCTGAAACAGGTTCTTTAGAAGAAGTGGATATAGTCAGAGATATTGTTGATAgtttggaaaatgaaacggcGCTTCCAAATACAGAGACTTCATTACCAAcagatcaaatttcaaatgagCTAGAGAGACATGAAACTGCTCATGATGCTTCGGAGGCAGACTTAGACAATAAAGAGAGTTTTCAACCAGAGGTAACATTTGATAGCATCATCGAATCTAAAATTGTACAGAACAACAGTGAACTTGATGGAAGTATTCCAGAAGAAGTATTTCAAGACGCAAAAGAACAGACGCAGTATTTGTCAGATGAGGATGTTACCGGCACTAGCAAAGATTTTGATGACAACATGATTGTTGAAGAAGATACTGAAataagtgaaagaaaattctcaataGGTAGCCAATCGCTGGAGCAGCTGGATAATCAAGTAATTGAACATGGCGATGCAATAGAgcttaatgaaaatttaagtGTGTATAACTTAGGTGATCCAACAGTAAAATCTGTTACCCAAGATGATTCACAGAATAATTCTTCacaagaaaataatcatcagAAAAGTGCATTGAATCTTGCCAGCGAAAATATGATTACAGAGCCATATTCCAATTCATATGAAGAGACACATACCACTACAAGAAATTTGCTGACTCTTGAGGATGACTTGCTGGATATTGACA ATCAATCAAGCACAGATACATCGTACGTTACTGAATTAAACACTTCTCAAACTGAATCTTTGAAAGAAGATGATTATAATGCGAACTACGATGTGAATGAATCATTAGAAACTTTGGGCTCTGAAACTAAGGAACAAATTATAGAAAATGCTCTCTTTACTGATGATCAAG CGCCGCCACTGGAAGTGTGTGACATCACTTCCAACTGTGCTGATGTAGATAATGATAAAGCAGCTCCAAATGAG GAtacagaaaatgaagatgaaggagaattttcatcaacttttgAACAGTATAATTATTTGGAGACCCTGTTATATGTCAGCATTACAGCTTTCACCACATTGCTGTTTTCACttggatattattatatcgag AACCAAAGACGAGATCAAGAGCTTATCGCTAAGATTAACATActtgaaaaagaattattagTGACAACCAAAGAAAGTATGATGCTGGATGAAGGCCTGAAGGTtaccaaaaataaa TTGAACTCCATTGAAGATGAATCGTTTGGATCAAATGAAATGGTTTTATCATTGAAATCCGACTTAGAAGCAGCACAG GTCACCAAAGGAGAGTTAGAAGATCAAATTGTTTCATTAGAAAAGGAATTAGAGAGCGCGACAGAAGCAGGCTTGGAATTGGAGCGTATGCTACGTGAGTTTCTAGCATCACAAAGTGATGAAAATCCACTGGCCCAATCAGTGGAGGATTTGCAAACTCGTCTGAATGCTCAACAGGCTACCAATGAATCATTAACCAACAATCTCAATCTCAAATCTCAAGAG CTTGAGTTCGATAGACTTGAG AATGAAGCCTTAACTTTTGAGCTTGCCGTAATCCAAGAAAGGTACCAACAACTTGAAGTAGAAGTTACAAGACTTGCAACAGAGTTGAAATCACAGACGAACCTCAAGAATAATCTCGAAAAAGACTCTTCAGTGAAAATAGAACAGCTGACCAAGCAGGTGAACAAG ATGTCTGAAGATCGAGCTGGACTAATGAATCAATTGACAACCAAAGAAGTTGCGTTAAATGATCTCTCTGAAGTGATAAAACAACAAAGTGGTGAAAACTTGGATTTTGAGAAGTTCTATCAGGTTTCCCAAATCAAGGCTGAGGCTCAGATTGCTACTGAAGAAAGAGATGAACTAAAACTTAAATTAACCGAGGTGGAGGGAGCGCATCAATTACTCGAAG AACACATGAAACTTATCAAAGAAGAAATCGCAATGATCACCAAGCAATACGAATTAGcagaacgtgaaaaaatagaagcacAAACGAGACTTGAAGTGCTTTCGAATTActtcaaagaaaaagagagccAATTGCAGAA aGAACTAGGCATGCAAGAAGCTATGTGGGTACAAAAGCAGGGCGAGGTGACTTCGACCGTTGATCGGATACAAACGATGCAAAACGAGATTCAAAATTATCGTCAACAAATCGAGACcttgaaaagagaaatactTGATCAAGAGCGAGAATATAAGAGTCAGATTGCAGCTCTGGAGACCAAATCACACGAACAATGG GTCATTGCTCGACAAAGTGAAAGACGTTTAGAAGAGTCAAAGGCCGAAGCGAGCCAATTACGTAATCGACTGACTATGGTGGAGAAAAGTATGAATGAAGTGGATTCTGATTCTAAGTTACATC GCTTGGAGACTAACGGAGAGACAGCAGCATCCCCACAATTATTTATGGGAGCAGAGAACTCAAGTTCCCCTATAATATTTAGTGGTTCTTCAAGTGTTCCACCATTACCTCCTTCCTATATGTATGGTGCTCCTCTTCCTCCACCATTCatacctcctcctcccctcccgGGTGGCGGACCCATGTATGACATTAGCCGGAGACCTCCACCGTTAGGAGGACGTTTATCGTCACCACCCCCAATCCCTCTTCACCATCCACCTGGCAGATATGAAGATGCCAGTTCGCCGCCACCGCCTCTATCACCTCCATTACATGCTCCTTATAACCATCGCTCGCCTCCACCATTTAGCAGTGAACGTATCCATTCtcaccctcctcctcctccgtttATGACACCTTTGGGAACATCGCATTCTTGGGGGGATGAATCATTGCCACCTCTACGAAATCCAGTTTTCCATCCTCATCAACGCGAGCAGCGTTTACGCAACCACAAAG GTTCGTTACATTCTTCTGGAGACTCGCTGGACAAAACAAACCATACCGGAAAAATCTAG